GCGAATGCCTTGGGCGAAAGGGGTGCGTGCGGCGAAGCCCGGGACGAAGCGCTTGATCTTGGTGTTGTCGAAGACGGAAGAGACGGCCTTGTCGCCGAGGAGTGTGCCCTCGGTGGCCGGCACGCAGGAAATGATGAAGTCGGACGGAATGTGCACGAAGCGAGGGCGAGCCACGCCCGCAGCTTCGGCGGTGAGTTGGAAGATCTGGTTCCACGGCAGCGCCTCGTTGGAGGTGATGTGGAAGGCGTGGCCGAGCGTCGCCGGGTTGCCAAAGAGGCCGACGAGGCCGGCGGCGAAATCGGTGTTGTGCGTGATCGTCCAGAGCGAGGTGCCGTCGCCCGGGATGATCACGGGTGCGCCGCGTCGCAGGCGGTCGATGGCGGTCCAGGGGAACAGCCAGGAGTTGAGCACGAGCGGGATCTGGTCGTCGCCGTAGGTGAGAGAGGGGCGGATGATCACGCCGGGGAAGCCGGACGCTTGGTGGGCTTTTTCCAGTTCCTCCTCGGCGGCGATCTTGTTGCGTGAGTAGTCCCAGTGCGGATTGGCGCGCGGGGTGGATTCAGTGATGAGGTAGTGGGCGGGCGGCTT
This portion of the Opitutia bacterium genome encodes:
- a CDS encoding SDR family oxidoreductase; this encodes MKILFVGGSGIISRAVAQLTLAAGHELWLLNRGRHTPVAGTRTLVADIADPAATRAALEGHTWDVVVQWIAFNAADVRRDVELFGGRTRQYFFISSASVYQKPPAHYLITESTPRANPHWDYSRNKIAAEEELEKAHQASGFPGVIIRPSLTYGDDQIPLVLNSWLFPWTAIDRLRRGAPVIIPGDGTSLWTITHNTDFAAGLVGLFGNPATLGHAFHITSNEALPWNQIFQLTAEAAGVARPRFVHIPSDFIISCVPATEGTLLGDKAVSSVFDNTKIKRFVPGFAARTPFAQGIRRTLAWFEADAARQQIDTEANHRWDRLTAAYESALGGARARFLAG